Proteins from one Podarcis raffonei isolate rPodRaf1 chromosome 1, rPodRaf1.pri, whole genome shotgun sequence genomic window:
- the LCT gene encoding lactase/phlorizin hydrolase isoform X2 has product MALVYKVCLVFLFPLPCFGVGWDLTQKFILVAGPLSDDLVSNLNFQSGLLREPLSSATGQSNYLCDESSLPSLPPYFAELRSSGVTHFKVFLPWTRILPEANARNPNWTNVECYRQLLRTLKAADIEPVLILHQKRLPKSLETRLALSKSVTFTGLFVEYAEFSFASFGDLVDTWLTFGSLPEDVERLPHGDPLALPLQVLASAHEKAYGIYHEKYSAEDGKVSISLDVSDAGLVSARSLLTSILGSLDFLSLNLQYNCEREAAFQKFLDELQHMGTNNMGILLFSLKFHECSSLQENRFATVASIFSAISEVQAWAIGYDVNCVMNSSSVQAICLYTGNLAGQPKAKETLIPTIAPLSSYQAVWERFASQPELERDSFLLDLFPRGFLWGTSTGSFNVEGAWREGGKGESIWDQYGHQGHAHMNQTADVACDSYHKLDYDVYLLRGLRPNIYKFSISWPRVFANGSKSSLNPQGVDYYNKLIDSLLDSNIEPVVTLFHWDLPRALQDLGGWQNESIVTAFAEYAEFCFATFGDRVKFWITFHEPWVISYAGYGTGQHPPGITDAAVASYQVAHVILKAHSRAWHVYDTQYRPEQHGKVGIVLNSDWAEPKTPSSAEDVRAAERYLHFMLGWFAHPIFVNGDYPEVLKSQIQEKNQQCSTPVAKLPTFTNEEKQQVKGTADFFGLSHYNSRLISAPVNHSCAPTYEDIGDFSQHVDPSWPQTAAPWLYAVPWGLRRLLLFVSKEYTGTTRVPIYIADNGVPTDDGGDLVNDTVRVDYYRLYINEALKAIKQDEVDVQAYIARSLIDGFEGPAGYSQRFGLHQVNFEDANRQRTPKESAYFFSTIIENNGFPSTVSRKFLQLLRKDVSIPPRLPSLPASEVPSKAKVVWEKFSKQTDLERDTYFYGTFPEDFLWGVSTAAYQTEGGWDADGKGPSIWDNFTHIPGNVKNNDTGDIACDSYNKVDEDLYLLRALRVNTYRFSLAWPRIFPNGRNHSINNYGVSYYNRLIDGLLAQNITPMVTLHHWDLPQALQDIGGWENPVMVELFDSFADFCFQAFGDRVKFWITFNEPIAISVLGYDTGLFPPNVKDNPGNASYSVTHAILKAHARVYHTYDQKYRESQKGVISLSLNMDWVEPKTLNDPRDVEAADRYLQFMGGWFAHPIFKNGDYPDAMKWKVGNRSELQKLPSSRLPGFTQEEKDYIRGTADVFCLNYYTAGIIKHSTTRLKPYSYEYDQERVLEIDPSWPSSAMENMRAVPWGLRRLLNWIKEEYSNPPIYITENGVGLKAKSDVDDTSRIFYYKTHIDEVLKAYKLDGVNVRGYVAWSFMDSFEWLNGYEPRFGLHQVDFENPNRPRTPKRSAIYYAGIIRQNGIPLAKEEEFLYGEFPENFYWSVASAAYQIEGAWRADGKGLSIWDQFAHTPLKISNDENGDVACDSYHKMEADLAILKDLQVTHYRFSISWTRILPDGTTKYINEAGLKYYERLVDALLAANIQPQVTMYHWDLPQALQDVGGWENETIIQKFKDYAEILFQRFGEKVKFWITLNEPYAIANIGYGYGVSAPGISARPGRAPYIVGHNLIKAHAEVWHLYNETYRPKQGGLISLSISVEWAEPTNPAKQEDLDAARRYVQFFAGWFAHPIFRNGDYSEVMKRRIQERSAGQSRLPEFTESEKQRIKGTFDFFGLNHYTTVLASNLNYSSLFTSYDADRGVASITDRSWLGSGSFWLKVTPFGFRRLLKWIKEEYNDPPIYVTENGISERIDGGFNDTWRIHYLRSYINEALKGIVLDGVDLRGYTVWSLMDNFEWAVGFAERFGLYYTNFTDPNLSRIPKESSKYYSSIIRCNGFPDPATGPHLCLESQSGGTTMAPTSSTTWPIDNSAMKVKFLGLDLTLSNAEMLSKLKDQSFQERVQS; this is encoded by the exons ATGGCACTGGTGTACAAGGTGTGTTTGgtttttctgtttcctttgccttgCTTTGGAGTAGGCTGGGATCTTACTCAGAAATTTATTTTAGTCGCTGGCCCTCTTAGCGATGACTTAGTAAGTAATTTAAACTTCCAAAGTGGACTTCTAAGAGAACCTCTCAGTTCTGCAACGGGACAGTCAAACTACCTTTGCGATGAGTCTTCCTTACCTTCTCTGCCGCCGTACTTCGCTGAGCTCCGTTCAAGTGGCGTGACCCATTTTAAAGTCTTCTTGCCTTGGACTCGCATCCTCCCAGAGGCAAATGCCCGAAACCCCAACTGGACGAACGTTGAATGCTACAGACAACTTCTGAGAACTCTCAAGGCAGCTGACATTGAACCGGTTTTAATTCTACATCAGAAACGTTTGCCGAAGTCTTTGGAGACCCGGCTTGCTTTGAGCAAATCTGTGACTTTCACCGGCCTTtttgtggaatatgcagaattttcctttgcatctttTGGCGACTTGGTGGACACCTGGCTCACTTTTGGCAGCCTGCCTGAGGACGTGGAGCGCTTGCCTCATGGAGATCCGCTGGCCCTCCCTTTGCAGGTGCTAGCTTCAGCACATGAGAAAGCTTATGGAATCTACCATGAAAAATACTCAGCAGAAG ATGGGAAAGTGTCCATTTCACTAGATGTTAGTGATGCTGGGCTGGTGTCAGCAAGATCTTTGTTGACTTCAATTCTG GGCTCTCtggactttctctctctcaaccttCAGTACAACTGTGAAAGGGAAGCAGCTTTCCAAAAGTTCCTGGATGAGCTACAG CATATGGGGACGAACAATATGGGTATTTTGCTCTTTAGTCTCAAGTTCCACGAGTGTTCCTCCTTGCAAGAAAACCGATTTGCAACAGTGGCTTCCATTTTCAGTG CCATTTCTGAAGTTCAAGCATGGGCAATAGGGTATGATGTGAATTGCGTCATGAACAGCTCGTCCGTTCAAGCAATTTG cttgtACACAGGAAATCTGGCCGGCCAACCAAAGGCAAAGGAAACCCTGATACCTACTATTGCTCCACTTTCATCCTATCAAGCAGTTTGGGAAAGATTTGCCAGCCAACCTGAGCTGGAGAGAGACTCCTTTTTGCTTGACCTTTTCCCTCGCGGTTTTCTTTGGGGCACATCAACAGGTTCCTTCAATGTGGAAGGAGCCTGGAGAGAGGGTGGGAAAGGGGAGAGCATTTGGGATCAATACGGGCACCAGGGCCATGCCCACATGAATCAAACAGCCGATGTCGCCTGCGATAGCTACCACAAGCTAGATTATGACGTTTATCTCCTTAGAGGCCTTCGCCCAAATATTTATAAATTTTCTATATCCTGGCCTAGGGTTTTTGCCAATGGGAGTAAGAGCAGCTTGAACCCTCAAGGCGTAGATTACTACAACAAACTGATAGACAGCTTGCTGGATTCAAATATTGAGCCCGTGGTTACCTTGTTCCACTGGGACCTGCCACGAGCTCTGCAGGATCTTGGTGGCTGGCAAAACGAGAGCATCGTCACTGCCTTTGCAGAATATGCAGAGTTCTGCTTTGCTACTTTTGGGGATCGTGTTAAATTCTGGATTACCTTCCACGAACCCTGGGTCATTAGCTACGCTGGCTATGGCACTGGGCAGCATCCTCCAGGAATTACTGATGCAGCCGTGGCATCCTATCAG GTGGCTCATGTTATTCTCAAAGCTCATTCTCGAGCCTGGCACGTTTATGATACCCAGTACCGCCCTGAACAGCATGGGAAGGTGGGAATAGTATTGAATTCAGACTGGGCTGAACCCAAGACCCCAAGCAGTGCTGAGGATGTGAGAGCGGCAGAACGCTACTTGCACTTCATGTTGGGCTGGTTTGCTCACCCGATATTCGTCAACGGCGATTACCCAGAAGTCCTGAAATCCCAGATCCAGGAGAAGAACCAGCAGTGCTCAACTCCCGTCGCCAAGCTCCCCACATTCACCAATGAGGAGAAGCAGCAAGTGAAGGGGACGGCTGACTTCTTTGGCCTTTCCCACTACAATTCCAGGCTCATCAGTGCTCCAGTGAATCATAGCTGCGCTCCAACCTATGAGGATATCGGAGACTTTTCCCAACACGTGGATCCTTCTTGGCCACAGACGGCCGCACCTTGGCTCTACGCTGTGCCTTGGGGGCTGAGGAGACTGCTGCTGTTTGTGTCCAAAGAATATACTGGGACAACAAGGGTTCCGATTTATATAGCCGACAATGGGGTGCCCACAGATGACGGAGGCGATCTTGTTAATGACACCGTGAGAGTGGATTACTACCGGCTTTATATCAACGAGGCTTTGAAAG CTATAAAGCAAGATGAAGTTGATGTTCAAGCATACATTGCCCGATCATTGATTGATGGCTTTGAAGGCCCAGCAGGTTACAGTCAAAGGTTTGGCCTACACCAAGTGAATTTTGAAGATGCAAACAGACAAAGGACACCCAAAGAATCTGCCTATTTCTTCTCCACCATTATTGAAAATAATGGATTTCCTAGCACGGTCTCAAGAAAATTTCTCCAGCTGCTCAGAAAGGATGTTTCCATACCTCCACGGCTGCCTAGTTTACCAGCTTCTGAAGTTCCTTCAAAGGCAAAGGTGGTTTGGGAGAAATTTTCAAAACAGACTGATTTGGAAAGAGACACGTATTTTTATGGCACCTTCCCAGAAGATTTTCTGTGGGGTGTTTCTACTGCTGCCTACCAAACTGAAGGAGGTTGGGATGCAGATGGGAAGGGACCTAGCATCTGGGATAATTTTACCCACATTCCAGGGAATGTTAAGAACAATGATACAGGAGATATAGCTTGCGACAGCTACAATAAAGTAGATGAAGATCTTTATCTGCTGAGAGCCTTAAGGGTAAACACCTATCGCTTCTCCCTGGCGTGGCCTCGGATCTTTCCAAATGGAAGAAACCATTCTATAAATAACTATGGTGTCAGTTATTACAACCGGCTGATTGATGGTTTGCTGGCCCAGAACATCACACCAATGGTCACTCTCCACCACTGGGATCTGCCCCAAGCTCTACAAGACAttggtggctgggaaaaccctgtGATGGTTGAACTGTTTGATAGTTTTGCAGACTTTTGTTTTCAGGCATTTGGAGACAGGGTCAAGTTCTGGATTACTTTCAACGAACCTATTGCCATCTCTGTGCTAGGCTACGATACGGGATTATTCCCACCAAATGTAAAAGATAACCCGGGCAATGCATCCTACAGTGTTACTCATGCAATACTAAAGGCCCATGCAAGAGTTTACCACACCTATGACCAGAAATACAGAGAGAGTCAGAAAGGTGTGATCTCTCTGAGTCTCAACATGGATTGGGTTGAGCCAAAGACACTAAACGATCCTCGGGATGTAGAAGCTGCTGATCGCTACCTGCAGTTCATGGGAGGGTGGTTTGCACACCCAATTTTTAAGAACGGCGATTACCCAGATGCAATGAAGTGGAAAGTAGGGAACAGGAGTGAACTACAGAAACTACCATCTTCCCGGCTTCCAGGTTTCACACAAGAAGAGAAAGACTATATCAGGGGCACAGCCGATGTCTTCTGCCTGAATTATTACACTGCCGGAATTATAAAGCACAGCACCACCAGGCTGAAACCATATTCTTACGAGTATGATCAAGAACGAGTATTGGAGATTGACCCTTCTTGGCCTAGCTCAGCAATGGAAAATATGCGGGCAGTGCCCTGGGGGCTGCGTAGGCTGCTAAACTGGATCAAAGAGGAATATAGCAATCCTCCCATTTACATTACTGAGAACGGGGTTGGGCTAAAAGCCAAGTCTGATGTTGATGACACCAGCAGGATCTTCTATTACAAAACACACATTGATGAAGTTTTGAAAG cCTACAAGCTGGACGGCGTGAACGTTCGTGGCTATGTTGCTTGGTCTTTCATGGATAGTTTTGAATGGTTAAATGGTTACGAGCCAAGATTCGGCCTTCACCAGGTTGATTTTGAAAATCCGAACAGGCCAAGAACTCCAAAACGTTCAGCGATATATTACGCTGGAATCATACGTCAAAATGGAATCCCTCTGGCAAAAGAGGAAGAATTCCTTTATGGAGAATTTCCGGAGAACTTTTATTGGAGTGTGGCATCAGCAGCATATCAG ATCGAAGGGGCATGGAGAGCAGATGGGAAAGGTCTCAGCATTTGGGACCAGTTTGCACATACGCCTTTGAAAATCAGCAACGATGAAAATGGAGATGTAGCTTGCGACAGCTACCACAAGATGGAGGCAGACTTGGCTATTCTGAAGGACCTCCAGGTGACTCATTATCGCTTTTCCATCTCCTGGACTCGCATTCTCCCCGATGGGACCACCAAGTACATAAATGAAGCTGGCCTGAAATACTATGAAAGGCTTGTGGATGCTCTTCTTGCAGCCAATATCCAGCCTCAG GTAACTATGTACCACTGGGACCTCCCTCAGGCCCTTCAAGATGTTGGAGGGTGGGAAAATGAGACTATAATccagaaatttaaagattacgcAGAGATCCTTTTCCAAAGATTTGGAGAGAAGGTGAAATTCTGGATAACCTTGAATGAGCCCTATGCCATTGCTAACATTGGTTACGGTTATGGAGTCTCAGCTCCAG GCATCTCTGCCAGACCAGGCCGAGCCCCTTACATAGTGGGCCACAACTTAATCAAGGCCCACGCAGAAGTCTGGCATCTTTACAATGAAACATACCGCCCAAAGCAAGGAGGATTGATCTCTCTTTCCATCAGCGTAGAGTGGGCTGAACCCACGAACCCTGCCAAGCAGGAGGACCTCGACGCTGCCAGGAGATATGTCCAG TTCTTTGCTGGTTGGTTTGCTCACCCTATCTTCAGAAACGGTGACTATAGTGAGGTGATGAAAAGGAGGATACAAGAGAGAAGTGCCGGCCAATCAAG acTCCCTGAATTTACTGAAAGTGAAAAGCAGAGGATTAAAGGCACCTTTGACTTCTTTGGTTTGAACCACTATACTACAGTATTGGCATCCAACTTAAACTATTCTTCTCTCTTTACATCCTACGATGCTGATAG GGGTGTTGCCTCTATAACAGACCGCAGCTGGCTGGGCTCTGGTTCCTTTTGGTTGAAGGTGACCCCCTTTGGCTTCAGGAGGCTCCTGAAGTGGATCAAGGAAGAATACAATGACCCACCTATTTATGTGACCGAGAATGGGATTTCAGAGCGTATAGATGGGGGATTCAATGATACTTGGAGAATACACTACTTAAGGAGCTACATCAATGAAGCTTTAAAAG GAATTGTACTTGATGGTGTTGATCTGCGAGGCTACACTGTATGGAGCCTGATGGATAATTTTGAATGGGCAGTGGGCTTTGCTGAAAGATTTGGGTTGTATTACACCAACTTTACAGACCCAAATCTATCCAGAATTCCAAAGGAGTCTTCAAAATATTATTCATCTATCATCCGGTGTAATGGCTTTCCAGATCCAGCCACTGGGCCTCATTTGTGCCTTGAGTCACAATCTGGAG GTACTACTATGGCGCCAACAAGCAGCACTACTTGGCCTATCGACAATTCAGCCATGAAGGTGAAGTTTTTGGGACTGGACTTGACTTTGTCTAATGCAGAA